In Astyanax mexicanus isolate ESR-SI-001 chromosome 24, AstMex3_surface, whole genome shotgun sequence, the genomic stretch AAGACGATGGGAGAAAGCAACATTGAATTTCAATATGTTTTGGAGTACAGATGAAATTGCTTCTGTATATtaccaaaattattttaatatatctttCTCAATGGATTAAAAATTCTTAATTATGTGGTGCAGATTACAACACAGAGTTTGCAGCTTATAAACTGCCGGAAGGAAAGGCTGCTAAACAGAATCTTTGTTCAATTATAAGTAAATCCTTGCCAGTACATACATTCTACAAACAAgcatataatgaatataatggaAAATGGAGAGTTTAACAATTGcatgatgtttttttaatgcaatgcCTTATATGGCTTTATACAAAACAGAAGATATTTTAAGAAGGATAGTTATGTGTAAACCATCATTAACAGTACCTATAGTCTACAAACAAAAACCTCTTGGCATAGTAATCCTTTCCATTTCTATTATATAAccattataacacacacacacacacacacacacacacacacacacacacatacacacacacacacacacacacacacatatatatatatatatatatatatatgataaactTTCAGCAGGCTTTTAAAATGGGCCCTTTTTACTAATTCAGAGCTACAGCGCCATCTGCTggcagtaaaattattatttggtCACATAGCATTTGTTAAAGAGTTTGGAGACTCACCCTGTCTTCGCCGGACTGCCGACGTGGATCCTGCTTCTTAACAAAGTGCCTCAGGTTGTCATAATTATGGAAGTTAAACAAGGACACCAGCTCCTGATAGCAGAGATGTTACTAATATAGAGAGCATCAAATCTAACTAGTGAGATCTGACAGACAAACATGACTAAAATTCTAAGACTAATAAATCATCTAGGTTCATGCTTACCTGACAGAACCAGATGCCTCTCATACTGTTCCCCACCTTGTCCAGGGGTGGTGACCAACACATAACTCCCATCACATTGGGCACTACTAACAGCACTGCCCCTGACACCCCTGACTTTGCAGGTAATCCGACCTGAAAGATAAGAACACATAACCAAAGCTGGCATTGCAATATCCTTTACTGACCTACTcgtattttacattttctatcctaaaaaaaaaaaaagatattttatttaggaaatgttaatttaattagAATTTGTGCATTATTTTATAGAAATCAAAAACATACTTAACATTCGCCGTATTTATACAATTTCTTTACATCAAAACAGAAGTACTGCCTCATGCAACAAATAAACTCAGTATTTCTGCTAAATTACATATTATTAGTAAAGTTAAATCCCAGTAGCAGTTACGAAGTAAAATCATAGTTTTACCTTACATTCAAGCATATCTCTTCATACCAAGCCTACCATACATTtgtctaaatattttttgtttattttaactaAATCTGGCTCAAACTACAAGCTCATAACTTACATGAAAAGCAAATTGTCCAGAGTAGTCATACATTCCGCAGGAGTGCATGAGGCTCAGGGTGTTTCTCACAGCCTCTGCACTCAGAACCCGCTCCCCAGTGATGGGGCAGATACCTCCATTAGCAAGTGTCGCTGCCATCACACTGCTCGACTCACATGTCACCTCTATGGAGCAAAGCTGAGATGTGCATTTTTAATCAAGCAATCATTTATCTGGCCATGGTAACAGTGTGATCAACTATATATCTTAACTTTTTTATGAAAAAACATAAAGGCAATGAAGTTAGAGCCAAAATAATCAAAACACAAATTGTATTAAATGTTTTGGTGCACAATATTGTTGGACTTTTAGGCAAATATAAGACACAGCTGTAAAATACATCatgataaaatactaaaaaactgACCTGAAAGTAAAAGTCTAGAGCATCAATCATATCCGCTCCGTGAGGAAAACACTGCAAGTGAATGCAGGACTGTAAGCAATACTTGTTACACTGAGTGGTTTTATCTTCAAAGGCAAGTCACATACAAAACAAACCTTTTTCTCTTTGAGGTAGTAGCCTATTGCATAGTTTCTGTcacctgtctctttctctgattGGAAACTGCACAAAAGAAATTGCATTACACAAAATCAATGCCAACAGCACTGAGAACAAAACCACTTAGGTACAACCCCGAAAATGGAACAGACTCACGTGGCATTACTGAACCCAACATATTCCAGACCTGCCATTTTCTTCACAAAGTCCATCACCTGGAGAAGATCAGCAGAATTATTTGGTAGAACGTTTTTTTCACCTTGTCTATCGAGCCAAAATCCATGAAAAGGTATTTTATGGTTAGTTGCAAGACTTACTTACATAGTCAAACTTCTCTGCTTTGTTGGTCCCAGGCTGAATAACAgagacaaaaacaagaaaataactaaaaacattatTTAGTAATACAGCTTCAAAATGAATATACAGGTTCAAAATCAAGACCAATAGAAACGTGGAGATCCATTAAAGCATTCCACAGATCATCTTGTCTATAGTCTATAATGGTACATCTATATAGTGCATGTCCAAAATTTGTAAATACAACTTTTAATTagcaaagaaaaatattttacttttatgtGGGAACTAGAATGTTTATCTAGTGCTGCATTgtgtaatatcgcaatatataatTGCGATAATATAAATGCGAtataaaatttttccaatattgtgcagccctactattaatgttacaggattttacaccatTTACTCTCTCAGTCAATCAAGACTATATGCCACAGTTTATTTTCAACCGCTCATACTTTAGTTCTCAGTAGTGTTTCAGCTCTGACTATTTTTTGCGTAAGGCATAATTTAAATTAACAGTTTAATTTAATGGATTAAATAGAAGTTGCccatgattttagaagaaacactgGATGAACAAATGTGTTCATGTAATAAATCAGATGAGGATTACTTTAATCTTAAAACATAGTGTAGAAGTACAACTATGTATTTACATCAAATACAGAACTATACTGCTGTAAGAAAAGCAGCTATTGCTTATATATTGATGTTTGTATGTAAGGGACTAAATCTGTTTACTATTCTATGTGTTAAAAGTAAAAGCTCTAGCAATCTGCATATCAGAGAGTGCAGAAAATCAGACTGAAGCGCCTGGCCCAGATTTCTGGGCCGAACGTCAGATGTATGGTTTGTTTGCCCTGGCCTTGATCTTGATCTTGACTGTTGTCTGTTTGCTTGTGAAAGTGGGAGTGTACGTACACGTGTGCACACATGACTCTGTGTGAGGTGTaaagtagaggtctgcactcccgcgggagtcccgcgggacccgcgggacccgtcagaatatgttgcggcgcgggacaaaactgaattgttattggcgggagcggtaatttaatcaatacaggccatgcgggagcgggaccacattaacatgtggtcccgctcccgcaaattgataaatagttaagaaaattataataatcacgctatgattcccatgcaagcaacaaaaaaacacaagaaaaatctctcggaggatggacacacacacacacattttcagcatctccagcaggcgtgtgcagaggaggggggggggggggggggaggggggtgtgtaatttaaaggacgacatttactatactggtgcaaaataataataataataataataataataataataataataataataacaataataataataacaataacaataacattgttattgttattattattattgttattattattattattaataataataatacaaatattaattaaactaattgaatttaattttatatatttttacatttattattttatataatatagatccacttctaatccacttctaggattcttgatgcacctgatggcatgtgtttggactgcgaactgaattgctgttttaataaatacatatgtaaatttgaagcactaaatgtaattaattcaattcatattaggactgcgggacgggagcggcgggaatgtgtatgtggcgggcgggagcgggattaaaagaagtgatttttttgcgggagcgggcgggagcgggacaaaaagacgcgggagcgggcgggagcgggtttaaaaaaacagtcccgcgcagacctctagtGTAAAGTGAGGGGTGTGTGGCATCTGTTCAACCAATTACAGGAGATTTTCAGGAGGTGTACGCTTTTGCtatctaaataaaaaatacagttatcAAACAAAGAAGGCTGACTGAATTTGACAGTGATGTGTGGGAGGTAATGAATGCTAGTCAGTGTGCTTTAAATAGAACATATAGCTTCAAGAAATATAGTGAATCAATTTAGattctttattaattaaaataagtaaacaTTGCTTATGAATGTGATTTAAGACCATATAAAGAGTAATACATACAGAGGACATACGGAAATGGGAGAAAATTTAGATGCTGGTGCTGTCGTCCCACCATTTGCACACAATCACTTAGGTTTGTAGATTGTGGAGTGGATGGAGGCCAGTGTTTCAGGATGCTCTTATTTAGTTAGGCCGCTGTAGTCacatctgctggagtcattagccactCTCTGATAATCTAATCACATTATCTGTTCTCCATGAATCCAAATCTTAGCACAGAAGTAAAAGCTACtagcagggttcatacactttttaaccaatacatttccatgattttttcatgacttttctatgATTTCAGGGCCAATTtccatgaccatacgatttttaaaacatcagtgcagacatggataataaaaccaaaaatcaactaaaacaacaatcaaaattgattataggaggcctaaaattaatcatataaaatgttgacacacaatcattaataataagatgtgtgtcagatcctgaaagcTCCAATGTGTAGGATTTTCTCCACTGATAAAATGAAACACAAAGTTTTTATGACTTTTCagaaactttctgggtattttatttttccaaaacttatccaggcctggaaatttccatttttaaatttcatggcttttccagatttttcatgaccgtacaaaccctgtacTAGAACCTCTATAGTCAAAAACTGACCACTGTGCATCAATTGATGGTCTTTAACTGTACATCAACAAAATGGAGCTAAAACGTAAGAGttgctaataaagtggccagtgagtgttcATACCACATTAGCAAACACTGAGAGCTTCTAACTCCATGTCACTAAGGGAGATGAGCTTTAGGCCATAAAGTCAGTGCTGGGTTTGACTGTGGCATCAGTGACTCGACAGCAGAAGATGACATACAGCAGTGAACATCAAAGCACGCTAGGCATGTCTGTTTACCTTGATAAGAGAGCTGATGACAATTGCTCCAGCATTCACCATTGGGTTGTGAGGTTTATCTGAGAACAGAGAAGAGCCACATGTAAATGCAGATAACCACCTTTCTAAAAGCTACATGATTATCATGCACAGGAATCTGTAATGTGAGATTAATGAATAGCTGTGTGCAGGATGGTTACATGCTGACATATgatcatacactttttaaatatacattgcTAAATGTTTGTTTATTAAGAGCAGGTCATGGCCAGTAcagatttgttttgttgttttgtgtatgaaatttttatatttacttgaaataaagctttaaaatgtattttgcttcagtagtatgttttaaagttaattaaatatttttcagtgtttttttatatagccATGAATATCACTAACTTTATCGCAATAAATCATTGTGTTATTTTAGGGCCTTATCACTCACCCCAAGTGAGTACATTATTTTAAGGGCAATGAACCTTGAAACAATAATAGTCTGGAAGAGCTATGTTTTTGGCAATTCGTGATGCATTCAAAAGGTTGGcacatatttgtttatttatttattcattcattttgagaAAATATCTGAAATTGTACTACATCATTTTTTAGGTGATGGACAAGAATAATACTAACGGCAAAACATCATTTATGGTTATGTACAACCAATACTACAGATTCTGGAATAAAAATACATCTTATCTACTGAATTATCAGTTCTTActcaatttatattatataaaataatttatattgtataaaatgtcTTGAAATTTTTTACCTAAATTGCCAGTTTGCATAAAAAATAGGGTCTTTTTGCACCGCTTCACCACCTGAGATGACTAACGGCATAATGCTCAATAATGTTTTCAGAATTAGCTATAAAAGCACTAGTTGGAAAcatttttattgtgtattattattattatttactattttggAACATTCCATCAGTAATTGGGAGGAAACTTAAAAGAGGGGTAAGGTGTTTGGGTGAGTTCTGTATTTGCTAGAAAGTCTGTTTATCCTCTCTTATTAGTGGAGCCAAGAATGAAAGATAACAGTTAATCTAGAAGCTATATTGGGTGGCTTCAAGTATGTTCCTTCACTCAGCTTTATCATTTCATAAGTTATTGACATATGCAAAGCATTGTTCTCTCACCATCTTCATCGAGGGACAGCATGTTGAACTTCAGCCCACTTGGCTCTTTTCCCACAAAGCGATGCACATGCTCAGTTCCATGCTCATGTACAGCGACAGCATACTCCAGTGGCTTCACACATGACTGCAGGCAAAATGGCACCTTGGTGTCTCCTGCTGAGtgtct encodes the following:
- the gls2b gene encoding glutaminase 2b isoform X3, giving the protein MYDRAKQEEDGQVADYIPHLAKFSPDLWGVSLCTVDGQRHSAGDTKVPFCLQSCVKPLEYAVAVHEHGTEHVHRFVGKEPSGLKFNMLSLDEDDKPHNPMVNAGAIVISSLIKPGTNKAEKFDYVMDFVKKMAGLEYVGFSNATFQSEKETGDRNYAIGYYLKEKKCFPHGADMIDALDFYFQLCSIEVTCESSSVMAATLANGGICPITGERVLSAEAVRNTLSLMHSCGMYDYSGQFAFHVGLPAKSGVSGAVLLVVPNVMGVMCWSPPLDKVGNSMRGIWFCQELVSLFNFHNYDNLRHFVKKQDPRRQSGEDRNKSVVNVMFAAHSGDVSALRRFALSSMNLDQKDYDCRTALHVAAAEGHVDVVRFLTQACKVNPFVKDRWGNIPLDDARQFGRTNVVQVLQEYQQTYRIQTSQDVAENTKENKHSSTESIV
- the gls2b gene encoding glutaminase 2b isoform X2 is translated as MQWSCVTMRCISAASMAFRKKFIIPEFEGFIGIINHMYDRAKQEEDGQVADYIPHLAKFSPDLWGVSLCTVDGQRHSAGDTKVPFCLQSCVKPLEYAVAVHEHGTEHVHRFVGKEPSGLKFNMLSLDEDDKPHNPMVNAGAIVISSLIKPGTNKAEKFDYVMDFVKKMAGLEYVGFSNATFQSEKETGDRNYAIGYYLKEKKCFPHGADMIDALDFYFQLCSIEVTCESSSVMAATLANGGICPITGERVLSAEAVRNTLSLMHSCGMYDYSGQFAFHVGLPAKSGVSGAVLLVVPNVMGVMCWSPPLDKVGNSMRGIWFCQELVSLFNFHNYDNLRHFVKKQDPRRQSGEDRNKSVVNVMFAAHSGDVSALRRFALSSMNLDQKDYDCRTALHVAAAEGHVDVVRFLTQACKVNPFVKDRWGNIPLDDARQFGRTNVVQVLQEYQQTYRIQTSQDVAENTKENKHSSTESIV
- the gls2b gene encoding glutaminase 2b isoform X4 — translated: MLEQLSSALLSSYFLVFVSVIQPGTNKAEKFDYVMDFVKKMAGLEYVGFSNATFQSEKETGDRNYAIGYYLKEKKCFPHGADMIDALDFYFQLCSIEVTCESSSVMAATLANGGICPITGERVLSAEAVRNTLSLMHSCGMYDYSGQFAFHVGLPAKSGVSGAVLLVVPNVMGVMCWSPPLDKVGNSMRGIWFCQELVSLFNFHNYDNLRHFVKKQDPRRQSGEDRNKSVVNVMFAAHSGDVSALRRFALSSMNLDQKDYDCRTALHVAAAEGHVDVVRFLTQACKVNPFVKDRWGNIPLDDARQFGRTNVVQVLQEYQQTYRIQTSQDVAENTKENKHSSTESIV